TAAAGAAGCTTGGCTGGCAGAGTGGCTCCTTCCCCCTGGAGGAAAGGAGATGGTTGTATATCCAGCCTGTCGAATGCAGCCAAGTGTTTTTGATGCTTTTCCCCCCCGCATTTCCATGCCAAGCAAGTGTGCCAGCACCTCAGGCTCGTGCTCCACAGCTCTACGCTGAGTTTTAAAACCCAACTCCTTTCTCTGCACAGAGCTCAGTGCTACCGGCACAAATGCTTGTCACAACGGAGTAGAGCAACCCGCTGCTCTGCTCCCGCTGCCGGGAGCCAAGGGCACCTGGGCAGATGGGGGCGGACTCGTTAACTTGCCCCTCAAAGCCTTGGAAACACTTAGGCAGGGCTGCACCTACAGGCTTGGGAGGCAAAAGTGCCTTTTGCAATCTGGGTGAAATAAATACgactccattttaaaaaatgagctgTTCCCGCAGAGCTGTTGGCCCTAACAATTAGGGTTTGATATCAGCAGTGTGGGTGCCCCAAATCTTTAGGGAGAGCTTAACTGCAGCCTCTCAGAAGTGGCTGGCTGCAAGCAGCATGCACAGTCTGCATCccggcagctgcaggaggattTTCATCCCACCAAATACTGCTCCGTGGAGTGACTCGGGCCTGGGAGGGGGTCACAGGAGCACTGATACCCACCCTCCTTTGTCAAACTCACTTTGTCCAGGGGATGGGGAACAACCTCTTTGCCTCGGCACTGGCCCTTCAGGCTCACTGCGCACTTAAACACAAAGGGCTCTTTCCCCATTACAAATACTCCATTGCTCtaagctgtgttttgtttctttcgaagaagactgctgctgctgcttcagagctTCACAGGCTATGCAGAAAACCTGCTCAACAAGCAAGCTGTCCCCCCGGCGCAGACAGTGGGACCCTGCATGTCCGCAGGACTGACCGTGAGGAGGTACTGGTGCAGCATGCTGAAACTGGGGGCCTTCtaccagcagctcctggctgagGTGGGACATTTGGGGGCCCTGACACCCCACAAGCTGAGTACAGGGGTCACAGAAATGGCCCTTGCCTCACCCCCCATGATTTGGACCGTGCTGAGGTCACAGCCCTTCTCTGGGACACCTGTGATGTGTGCGGTGGCCATGGCAGATGTGTTCCCGGCTCATGACCCTCCAAGTGCTGACCTGCGTGTCAGATGGGACACAACTGTCCCGCACTGTCCCCTCCTGGCCTgagccccttccctcctctaACCACCGCTCCCAGCTGCTGGATCCATCCTCCTCCAGGCTTCCACCAGGTCTCAGGATGGGTGAGCTTGGCTCCCCTTATGGCTTGGAGAAATATTCTCCTCCTGCCAATGTGCTGCCCTTGCAGCTCTGCTGACCCCGCCATTTGTGGGGCTAAGCTGGCTCAAATCAGTGAGGTAATTTGCGTTAAAAATACTATGCCCctcctctgcattttttttttcctcaaaatgaTCCTTCTCATGGAAAAGTCTCACAATAATTCATCTGACATAACCAGGAGACAGCGCAGGAGGTGTGAAAGAAGGGACAGTCGCAAGAAGGGGAGCCAGGGAGCAGGTTTCACTGCTGAGGTTTCCTGTCATGAAACCACAGCTCTGCAAAAGGAGcggtggctggaaagctgcctggcagttTGTAAAAATTCAGTTCCCCTGTGCTCCACATCGGGGAGTGGGAAGCAAATTCATTTTGCTTGATAGTCATGTGCTTTGGTTGTAATGGAGCACAGTAAACAGGAAACTCGAGTGCTTGGTagctgtcctcctcctccaagctcTGGGAACTCCTCTGAAGAGAAGGGCTTGCTGCCCTCGTTGCCCCTTGGCTGCACTGATGTCCTGTCCCCACACTTCACACCTCTGTATTTGGGGTCTTATGGATCATTTGCAGCCAACTCTGTTTAATCTGGGCCCTGTTTTTGTTCTGTGCTCTCTCCACCAGAAGAAGACTTGCAGGAAGGAGATCCCCACGCTGCAATGCCTTCCCCAGGCTGGGAAACCTGGGAAGGAGCACCTGAAACACTGCTTGCCTGACGTTTTGGAGTTAAGAACTTCCACAGAAGTTGCCCAGTCCACTTCTCTGTGCCCGTCATCAAGTGTCTGTGCACCAGACAGTGACGCCTCAggcagctccctgcccagggctgcccgCAGCATGGCTGAGAGCAGCCGCAGCATCCCCACGCAGACGACTGGGTTGTCTCTGGAACCCTGTGACACCTGTGTCAGCGCACAAGCCAGCCTCCGGGAGGTCGGCAAAGCCGTCACCAGCATCTGCCAGAGCCAGAACATCCCCTCGGCTCTCAGCAGGTTCCAGGACACGGTGGAGGGAACCACAGGGAAAATGACCCTCTCTGCAACAGATGTGAGCTACTGGGCCTCAGAGCAGAGCAAGGACCTCTCCCGGATCAGCAAACACCtccagatgctgctgcagcaggtcaACCCTCTGAAGTCTGAGCTGGAGGAGTCAGAGAGGCAGAAGGACAAGCTGCGGAAACAGGTTGAGGACTTTTCTCAGTTGCTTCAGGTGGAGAAGGAGACCCAAGcgcagcagaggaaggaggctGAGCAGAGCCTAGAAGTAAAGAACAAAGAGTATTTAGAGGCTGTagccaggctggagcaggacaAGGATGACCTACGGAGAGGTATGGTGCTGTTCCCAGTATCCCCACCCAGGCCCGTGGGTATTTGCAAGAGAAGCATGGAGTCCATGGTCAAATCTTGTCCCACTACCATAAGCAGGGCTTTTGCCAATGATTTTGGTAGGCGCTGGGGCTGTTCCCCACTGTGAGACTGTCGTGGcttcagcccagccagcaacaaagcaccacacagccgctcgctcactcttTCCCCCCCActcccggtgggatgaggaggagaaaatataaagaaacacttgtgggtcaagacaaggacagggagggatcactcaccaattatggtcacgggtgaaaaacagactcaacttcgggaaaaaacaaaatcaatttaatttactaccaatcaaatcaaaataagggtaatgggaagtaaaaccaaaccttaaaatgccttccccccaccccttcctccttccagaGCTaaactccactcccaatttctctacctcctcccccgcAGTGGTGCAGAGgaacggggaatgggggttggggtcagttcatcacacattgtctctgctgctccttcctcctcagggggaggactcctcactctccccctgctccagcatgggatcTCCCCAATGGGACACAGTTCTCCATGAATGTCTCcggcatgggtccttcccacgggctgcagttcttcacaaactgctccagcgtgggtcctttccacgggctgcagtccttcaggcacagactgctcccagcgcgggctttcccatggagtcacagccatctttggggtcatccccctgctctggcatggggtcctccatgggctgcaggggcatctgCTCTTCCAGcgtacctcctccccctccttattcactgaccttgctgtctgcagaggtgtttctctcacattccaatctcctgccccactgcaggtttcccctcttaagtATGTTCTCCCAGAAGCtctaccaccgttgctgatgggcttggccttggcctgaggcaggtctgacttggagccggggaagcttctagcagcttctcacaggaaccacccctgtagccccctccaccgctaccaaaaccccaccacacaaacccaaaacagagaCTAATCCCAGACAGCGAGAGCTGGTTGTCCACATCCTGTcactgcctcctccctgctgaAGCACAGCACGGTACAATCACTGgatgaaaaatgccattttgctGGTTCCTTCTTTAAGTTTTTTTTGAGGTGCTGTTTAATTAGTAGAGTTTTTGTGCTGCTTTAGGAGCTGCGCTGCTGGAAGAGCGATTCTCCGCCTTAAAGGAAGAGCTGGCTGTGAAGCAGGCTGCTGTGCAGGAGCTGGGTAAGGACCCCTAGGGCTCACCCAGCTGGCACATGTTTCCCCCAGCCTCGCTCCAAACTCATGAGTGTTTTACATCCACCTAACTCCTGGCTCCCCCAGAATCAATTGTGTATAGTGCTGGTGGGAATCTGGGGAGAGGACGAGCCTCCTTCGTTGCACTGCCCAAACATCACCCAGCACCAGAATGgtcttgtgctgctgctggtggagaTTCAGGGGGGCCCAGCCCTCCCATCAGACCTGCCTCCCCCTTGCCAGGGCCTGGGGCCCCCTGAAGGCACTTTATCTGGGAGCTTCTCCCCCTCCTGCCGAGCCTGAGCTAAAGGTGCTGTGTCTCCTCAGAAGTCAGCAAGACAACCTTGCTGGAGGAGATGAGGACCACGATGGTGGCCAGGAGCCGGGTActggagctggaggagaaggtggagCTGCTCACCAGCCAGCGGGAGAGCCTGGGGCAGGAGCTGAgtaccaccaccacccagctAGAGAAGGAGAAGGCCAAAGTGGAGAGCACGCTGAGGCACCAAGAGGTATGGCTGGGCTTGCTCTCCCCTGCTCTGGAGCTGCTCTGGAGCCCTACCGCATGCTGTGGGAGCAGCCTGAGCTTGTGGTTGCTGCTGCACAGTGTAAGGCTGGTGGCGAGCgggtgcagcagcagccccatgcaggCTTGCCTGCCCTTTACAGTCCCTGCAGGCCAAGCAGAgggccctgctgcagcagctcgACAGCCTGGACCGGGAGCGTGAGGAGCTGCAAGCCAGCCTGGGAGAGGCCGAAGAGGACAAGGCcaggctggcagagcagctggaggagagccaggagcagagcaggcaaCAGCTACGGGCGCAGCAGGTCAGCGCTGGCACCCAGCATGGGTCAggggctccctggggagcagctggtgcgggacacagctgtgctgtggggGTGTCAGGAGCCGTCTCCCACCCATGGCCAGAATTTTCCCGGGAGGGGGACTCTGGGACCCAGTGCGACATTGCCATGTTGCCACTGCTATGGGAGATCCTTATCACATAAGGAAACGGAGGGAGCTTTCCTTGGGGGGTGTTCCAAGTACTCctgtgggaccccccccagacTGTACCATCCCAAGATCTGGGAAAGCGCTCTGCAAACCTGACCATCTCTCTGCTGTGCCCCACAGGAGCTGCTGGATGCgctgcagcaggagaagctgagCCTGGAGCAGTCTGTCTCAGAGCTGCAAGCAAATGTGTCCAGGCTAGAGAAGCAGGCACGGGAGCTGAAGGAGCGGGAGAGGCTCCTGGTGTTCTTCCCCGAGCTCCACGTCCCTGCTGAGATGCAGTTTGAGAGTGAgtgggcagcagctcctgctttccCCACAGTGGCCTTGTGCCTTTGGTGTTTCCCAGAGCTCACAGGGGATCCTGCCGGCCCTGGCTGCACCATTATTTGTACATCACCATTTGTCCCACTGATAGCCAGGAAGGGCTCAGGCCCTGGGCTGTGCTAAGCTGCTACCATCTTAATACACCTCCCTGCATGGGTGCTGTTCATCCCACCTCTGGGCCAGGGCGTAAAGCAGGGCcagggcacaggcagagctTTGTTTGCCCTTGTGGTTTCAGCTGGCACAGTTTTGGGTCCCAGCTGCCAtctcccaggctgtgctggtgcTCCCTGGTTGGGGCAGGCTCCTTTCCAACGGGCAGCCATCCTGCCCGCGAGGCAGGAGGGCTGCTGCCAACAGCTCCGAGCAGGCGGGCAGCAGCGGGCCTGAGCTCTGGCTCCCACCGCGAGGACGTCGTATTTTGTTTGCAGGCACTGGGAGCTTGACCATGGATatggagaagcagctgcaggcCAACAGCATCCGGATCAgcgtgctggagcaggagaatgTGCGGCTCAGGTCTGCGCTAGCCAAGGTGAAGGCAGCTGCTGAGCAGGGTGTGCTGAAGGTGAGGCTGCACCCAAGCCACGGCCCCTGGCACTGTCCCACATCCCCTGGGGACCGGTTCCCTGTTTGTGTACCCTTGTAGAAAAGGCTGTGGGGTGTCTTGCACAATGTTCCCTACGACTcagcagctgcttcccagcctgcATGGGCCTGAGCTGGATGAAGCCACTTCCAGAAGGGCATGAACCTGGGCAGGGGCTGTGATCCTTCGCTGCCCcggggcctgatcctgccttTGGGAGCTCACCTTAGCCTTGAGGCAGCTGAACAGGGTGTTCCCACCTAACGCTTTCCAAGCCAGAGCAGCCAAGTCAATGCTGGGGCACTGCAGCATGCACAGTACCTGCCACTAACTCAAGGCCACCAGCAGCCAGACCCAGACCCCCTCCGGCACGTCCCctgtgccaggctgcagccaggGACAGCTCGCGAGGGTCACTCGCTCCCTGGGAGCAAATGGCATGGACAGGCCAGGCCCGGGGGCTGCTGCAACACCCTTCCCCTGGGTCAGTccctccagctcagccctgtTAGGTTTAGACCAGCTCCATGGTTTTGGGGTGTGCCCACCCCATTTGGGCCAGGCCCTGGGCTCCTATGCCACCGGGAGATCAGTCTGGTTTAACTGGTGTCGGCAGGAAAAGCTTCTTGGATGAGGTGCCCAGGGCTGGTTCTCAGCTCCTTTATATCGGCCCCACTGTGGCCAAGGGGTGCAACTGGAGCTGAACACAGTGGGGggaatttccccccccccttctcttccccagctcGTCCCGCAGACCCAGCTGTGGTCTCATCTTCGCGGGGAGGCCGGCAGGCAGGACGCAGGGTGAGTAGGAGCCCAgaggaaggggctggggagcttccctcttcttcctcccctctaACCGCTCCCACCACCTGCAGGCGGCCGAGCAGCCgaggcagcagggacagcagaGGGACGCACGGACGCACAGATGAGGCCCGGCAGCGAGCTCCCAGCAGCCAGCGGCTGAAGCCACTCTCAGCAGAGTCCACGTGCAAAGCCGGACTCTGCCTCTCACTCCCGGCTGAGGGCCTGGTGCTCAACCCCGCTGAGCCAAGGGGGAGAGGCAGACCATGCCCCCCCTCCTCTCACCACGCTGGTGGCTACCGCAAATAAATGCTCATGAGACTAAGGCAGAAATGAAGTGCTCAGCGAGCAgccacctgccctgccccgTGGGACCTCGTTACCTATTCTTTGTGCATCGTGAAGGTGCGTTCCCTCGGGTAACCCGGTCCCTCTGCCCGTCCCATCAAGCCTGGATGCAGTGGGCATAGGAAGCCCTGGGAGACGGTCCCCGCAGCAGCTCCACCGGGGCTCAGCTACCAGCTGCTCTCTGGTTGTTGCTTCgctttgttttctgcaggcCTGTGGCACCAAACGGGTATGTGCAGTTTCCCCTGTTGTCCCTCTCTGTTGGGCAATGCTGCGGTTTGTGGTAAAACCAAGGGTGACGGTGCAGAGGGCTGGGCTGGTGTGTCCCCTTCTCCCTCAgcacagcagccccaggagaagccctgctgcagggacagggctggggctggctttCCCCGGCTGGGGCTGGCTTtccctggctggcagctggaGGATGGACCCACGCACAGGCGAGGAGCCCTTGGCAGGGTGGGGAATGCTCCCTGGCCCTGTGGAGCAGCCCCTGCATAGTCAGCTGAGGGGGGCCAGGGACATCTCTGGTTGCTGGAGCTTGGTCACTCAAGGCTAAGCTGCTGCTGGAGT
This genomic window from Haliaeetus albicilla chromosome 10, bHalAlb1.1, whole genome shotgun sequence contains:
- the LOC104318892 gene encoding coiled-coil domain-containing protein 157, encoding MSCPHTSHLCIWGLMDHLQPTLFNLGPVFVLCSLHQKKTCRKEIPTLQCLPQAGKPGKEHLKHCLPDVLELRTSTEVAQSTSLCPSSSVCAPDSDASGSSLPRAARSMAESSRSIPTQTTGLSLEPCDTCVSAQASLREVGKAVTSICQSQNIPSALSRFQDTVEGTTGKMTLSATDVSYWASEQSKDLSRISKHLQMLLQQVNPLKSELEESERQKDKLRKQVEDFSQLLQVEKETQAQQRKEAEQSLEVKNKEYLEAVARLEQDKDDLRRGAALLEERFSALKEELAVKQAAVQELEVSKTTLLEEMRTTMVARSRVLELEEKVELLTSQRESLGQELSTTTTQLEKEKAKVESTLRHQESLQAKQRALLQQLDSLDREREELQASLGEAEEDKARLAEQLEESQEQSRQQLRAQQELLDALQQEKLSLEQSVSELQANVSRLEKQARELKERERLLVFFPELHVPAEMQFESTGSLTMDMEKQLQANSIRISVLEQENVRLRSALAKVKAAAEQGVLKLVPQTQLWSHLRGEAGRQDAGRPSSRGSRDSRGTHGRTDEARQRAPSSQRLKPLSAESTCKAGLCLSLPAEGLVLNPAEPRGRGRPCPPSSHHAGGYRK